DNA sequence from the bacterium genome:
CCGAACCGTTACGGCTCAGCTCAAAGTGATCCACATCCGTCTCGGACAGCGTGTTCCAGTTCAACGTCACCAATCCGTTGCCTGCGACCGCGTCAAAGCTGCCAAATGCAACCGGCAGGATCTCGTCGTACTCAAACGTCAGACAGACCCAATTCAGCCAGCCATCGTCTCCGCCGTACAGGTCGGTGATGGCCAACACCCACGCGCCAACCGCATTCTCGCCGTCAACCGCGGCCAACGGGCTGTCAGGAATGAAGCTGCCGCTGAACGGCGCAACGCCTGATCCAATCGCGGTCGTCGCTTCGTCGTCAAACGTCGTGCAGGTGAAATTGTCACCGCTGCCGCCGTTGCCCATCGAAAGGTCAACTACTGTTCCCATCGGGGAAGTCAGCGTGATTTCCAGGTCGCCGTCATACGTATGAACGATGTCGAGGCACACATTCAGATCGGTAATCTGGTATTCAATCGGAACATTGATCGTCACAAACGTTGTCGGAATGGCGTCGCTGATCGGATACGTCGTGTTGTCCAAAGCATATTCGCAATGCGTATTCGGATGATCCGGGCAATCGCAAACGAACGGCTCTGCACACGGACGGCACGTGCGGCTCAGAACATACTGAGATTCGCACGGAAGTCCCGTGAATGCCTGTGGCAGCACGATCACTATATAGTCGCCCGGTAGCAAGCACGCGTCAAAACAAATTTCAACGCACGGTTCCGTCGCTGCGAAATAGATTGGCGGAACTACTCCACCATTGATGTCAGCACACGGAGCAAACGGGAAGATATACATCGCGCCGGCGAACTCGGTCGTCAGGCAGAACAGGTTGCTGTCCATGTCTTCGGTGACCGTGAACAAATACCAATCGGTATCGCGGTAGCTGGCTCCTTGGAACAGGAATGTCCATGCCGTTCCGCACACCACTTCGCCGCAGCCAATCGTGCCAAACGCCGGCGGATCAACATTGCAGCCGCCGTTGAAGTTGTCAACATATTCGTCACCGCAGCCGACTTCGCCTTCCGGACGTGAACCTTCCGGACAAACGATGTCGCAAGCAACGCATTCCTCCATCGTCAGCACGTAGTCGCCGCAAGCCGTGCCGTAACCGTCAACAACGATGCAGTAGTTGTGGCCCGCCAAAAGCGGAACACACTCAAGCAGTGAGCGATACGAGCCCGTCGAACCCGGACATGGAGACGCGTCGTCGTTACATGCAATCTCGCCGCCGGGCGTCGGTGCGCCGTCATAAATGTAAAGTTTCGTGTCATATCCCGACAAACACAGGCTGAACGTCACATCCATGTCAACTGCCGGTGTGAAGCTATACACCACGTCCGGTGCTGTTCCACCGGCGTACGGACAAACCGCATCATAATTGTTCGCAAATCCGCACGTCGTGCCCGTTGCCGTGAACGGTACGCCCGGAACCGGGAACGCGTTGCAGCAAAGGTCACCTTGCGGTGCCGGAGCCGGACACGGACTTGACGTGCACGAAGCGCCCACAGCCCACAGACCGCCAAGGGCCGCGCATTCCAAAGCCGTCAGATTTTCTGCGCAGTCATAGCCAATGCAC
Encoded proteins:
- a CDS encoding proprotein convertase P-domain-containing protein, with amino-acid sequence MRKLMALCLVLAMVASAAWAANVTKPVVNVSNVAPVLVSDVQMDAVKSALLKYEAGEFLTAGEKSVLETYWNSQDSRYEGNGLDATGGPDAYGYTWVDNADNPNDAPYEWMELCGDPSAFDGPSGDDAAILAPLGFNFTYYGTVYTGVYLSTNGTMSFGTSFSNWSNVCINTTNTNNMICAYWDDMITAGASNGCNGNGTTPFIRYWSDNAGHFIAQYQKMDPYSGTGVTTFQVHIRSNGTIKVVFSDDPTEYTHASTSATVGLEAAGANGLQYLCNVAGIVPGRVIQFNPPSQDPTGRCCYGDPCIGYDCAENLTALECAALGGLWAVGASCTSSPCPAPAPQGDLCCNAFPVPGVPFTATGTTCGFANNYDAVCPYAGGTAPDVVYSFTPAVDMDVTFSLCLSGYDTKLYIYDGAPTPGGEIACNDDASPCPGSTGSYRSLLECVPLLAGHNYCIVVDGYGTACGDYVLTMEECVACDIVCPEGSRPEGEVGCGDEYVDNFNGGCNVDPPAFGTIGCGEVVCGTAWTFLFQGASYRDTDWYLFTVTEDMDSNLFCLTTEFAGAMYIFPFAPCADINGGVVPPIYFAATEPCVEICFDACLLPGDYIVIVLPQAFTGLPCESQYVLSRTCRPCAEPFVCDCPDHPNTHCEYALDNTTYPISDAIPTTFVTINVPIEYQITDLNVCLDIVHTYDGDLEITLTSPMGTVVDLSMGNGGSGDNFTCTTFDDEATTAIGSGVAPFSGSFIPDSPLAAVDGENAVGAWVLAITDLYGGDDGWLNWVCLTFEYDEILPVAFGSFDAVAGNGLVTLNWNTLSETDVDHFELSRNGS